The bacterium genomic sequence CCGCTGGGGAGCCGAGATGACCTGGACCCGCCGCGACTTCCTGAAGACCTCCGCCGCCACCGCCGGCGCCCTCGCCGCCGGCCCGGCCCTGGCCGACTTCACCGCGCTCAAGAGCGAGCGCCAGCTGCGGATCCTCATCCTCGGCGGCACCCGCTTCCTCGGACCGGCCACCGTCGACGTGGCGCGCGCCCGCGGCCATCACGTCACCCTGTTCAACCGGGGCGTCTCGAACACGCACCTCTACCCCGACCTGCCCAAGCTCAAGGGCGACCGCTTCGGCGACCTCGCCTCCCTCGCCACCGGCGAGTGGGACGTCTGCATCGACAACAGCGGCTACGTCCCGGGCACCGTCACCGAGGCGGCCGAGCTGCTGCACGGGCGCGTCGGCCAGTACATCTTCATCTCGACGATCTCGGTCTTCGCCGACTTCAGCATCAAGGGCATGGACGAGACGGCCGCCGTCGGCACCCTCACCGACGAGCAGATCGCCGCCGCCCAGGGCATGCGCGACATCACGGCCGAGAACTACGGGCCTCTCAAGGCCCTCTGCGAGCAGGCCAACACCAACGTCTTCGGCGAGAAGGCCTGCAACATTCGGCCGGGCCTCATCGTGGGCCCCATGGACCGCTCGGACCGCTTCACCTACTGGCCCGTGCGCGTGGCCCGCGGCGGCGAGGTGCTCGCCCCCGGCACGCCGGACGACCCGACCCAGCTGATCGACGTGCGCGACCTGGCCGAGTTCATCGTGCTGGCGGCCGAGCGCGGTCTCGGCGGCACCTACAACTGCACCAGCCCGTCGGGCGAGCTCACCATGGGCGAGATGCTCGAAACCTGCCGCCGGGTCTCCGGCAGCGACGCCTCCTTCACCTGGGCCGACGCCGACTTCCTGGCCGCCCAGGAGGTGGCCGCCTGGACCGACATGCCGGTGTGGGTGCCGCTGGAGGGCGAGGAGGCGGGCCATCCGTTCATCGACGTGCGCCGGGCCGTCGGCGCGGGGCTCACCTTCCGGCCCATCTCCGAGACGGTGCGCGGCACCCTCGACTGGTGGGCCACCGTCGAGCAGGAGCGCAAGGACAAGCCCATGCGGGCGGGCGTGACCGCCGAGCGCGAGGCCGAGGTCCTGGCCGCCTGGCACGAGCAGCACGGCTAGGCCGACGCCACCCGCCCCCGGAAGACGCAGAAGGGACCCCGCGGGGTCCCTTCTGCGTTCGTTGCGGGCGGATTACCGTGCGTCTCAGTCGACGCGGCTGATCCGCTCCACGAGCTCGGCCTGGCGGGCGAGCTCCTCGTTGGCCCGGCGGTTGGCCGGCGTCGCCGGCAGCGGGCGCCACGCCGCGCCGGCGTGGGCCAGGGCCCGGGACACCTGCCAGGCGTGTTCGAACTCGGCCCCCTCGAGGTCGTCGAGCGCGTCGATCTGCCCCGGCGACAGGCCCATGCCGGACCAGCCGTCGCGGCCGCGGCCCGCCTCGATGCGCCACCTGCCGGTGGCCGCCAACCGCACCACGGCCCGGACGTCCGCCCCCTGCAGGGACGTGTGTTCGCGCAGCGCCGCCGCGAACGGGCGGGCCGCCTCCGCCTCCGGCACCGCGCCGAGACCCGGGTCGTCGAGGCCGCGCCGCGCCAGTTCCGCCGCCACCGCGCCGTCGATCCGGTAGGTCAGGCCGCGCTGCACCGGCTGGTCGAAGACCGTCTCGAGCGCGAACAGGAGCACCCCCGCCACGGCGCAGGCCGCCACCGGCGTGGCCACCCAGCCCAGGGAGATCTCGCCCAGGATCCGCAGCCGCACCCCGATGCCCTTGAAGAGGCTGAGCCCGACGACGGCCCCGATCACGGCCTGGCTGCTGCTGACCGGCACCAGCGGCAGTGCGGGCAGGCCGCGGGCGAGCAGGAAGTCGCGCAGGCCCTGGCTGGCGAAGACGAAGAGCGTGATGGAGTGGGCCAGCACGATCACCAGCGCCGGCACCGGCGAGACCCGCGCCAGGCCGCTGCCGACGGTGCCCATCACCTGCCGCGAGTAGGTGAAGACGCCGACGGCGATGGCCAGGGCCCCGAGGCCGAAGAGCTGCTGCACGCCCGTGATCGGCAGCCAGCCGAAGAGCGTCACGTCGTGGAACGGGTTGTCCGGCACGAAGACGCCCATGACGTTGGCGATGTTGTTGGCGCCGAGGCTGTACGAGCCGAATGCGCCCACCACGAGCAGGCCCAGGCGCGTGCCGGCGTCCAGGCGCAGCAGGTGGGGCCGGGTCAGGCGCAGGGCCAGGCGCACGAGCACGAACAGCCCGATGGCCACCACACCCGACAGCACCGGGCACACCACCCACACCAGCACGATGTTCGCCAGCGAGCCCGCATCGGTGAGGCTGGCGGTGTAGAGGTTCCAGCCGAGGATGGCGCCGACGATGGCCTGCGAGGTGGAGACCGGCATGCGCAGGCGGGTCATGACGAAGGTGGTCAGGCCCGCGGCCAGGGCCACGGCGAAGGCGCCCCCGAGGGCGTTCACCGCGCCCAGCTTGCCCAGGGTGTGGGCCGCGCCGGCGCCGCTGATCGTCGCACCGAGCACGAGGAAGACCGAGCACACCAGCGCCGCCGTGCGGAAGCGCACCATGCGCGCGCCCACGGCCGTGCCGAACACGTTGGCCGCGTCGTTGGCGCCCAGGGACCAGCCCAGGAAGAGGCCGCTGCTCAGGAAGACGAGGAGTTCCATCGCCGCCTCAGATGTCCCGCTTGATGACCGAGATGGCGAGGCGGTCGGCGACCTCCTCGGCCTTGTCCGAGACCTTCTCCACGTTGTGGGCGAAGTAGCGCAGCTGGGTCTGGTGGGCCAGGTCCAGGTCGGCCGCGAAGATGGCCCGTTTCAGGGCCTCGCTGAGGTGGTCGGCCTCCCGCTCGAAGTGGTGCACCTTGTAGAGGTTGTCCTTCGTCGCCTCGACGTCGCGGAAGAAGGCCCGGGCGCACACGATCACGGCCTCGAGGGCCTCGGCGCTCGCGGCGGTCAGCAGCCGGAAGCCCTCGTGGAACTCGACCGGCACCCGCGGCCGCTCGACGTCGAACTGGTGCAGGCTCGCCTTGGCGGTGTCGATGATGTTGTCCGTGTTCTCGAGCAGGCCCAGCACGTCGCCCCGGTGCTCGGGAATCAGCGAGTGCCGGTAGAGATGCGTCTCGGCCTCCTTGCTCAGCTTGTCGGCCTGGCTCTCGAGGGCGTCGATCCGCGCGATGGCGTGGGCGAAGTCCTCGTCCCGCCCGGCGAGGAACGCCTCGACGCCCATGCGGTACACCAGCCCGCTTTCGCCCACGGTGTCGAGGAAGCCGTCGATCTGGGCCTCGAGGACCCGGCTGGATTTGAAGAGGGGCACGTCGTTCCGTCCTTTCCCGGCTGGCTGCGTGCGCACGCGATCGTAGCCCACCCCCGCGCGCCGGGCTACCAGGATGTGAAGGGATGCGCCGCCAGGTAGGAGTTGTGGTAGCGCGGGTCGCCGGTGACCTCGGCCCCGACCCAGGCCGGCCGTGGCAGCGGCTGGTCGGCCCGCTCCAGCTCGCACTCGGCCAGCACGAGGCCCGCGTTGCCGCCGTCGAAGACGTCGACTTCCCACACGAGATCCCCCACCGGGATCCGGTGCCGTGTCTTGGTCACCACCAGCTCGCCGCACAGCCGCAACATGGCGACGGCGTCGGCGAACGGCACCGCGTACTCGTACTCCTCGCGGACCACGTCGACGGTGCGGCTCTTCACCGTCAGGAAGGCCTCGTCCCGGCCGGCGAGACGCACCCGGACCACGCCCTGCTCCGACCGGCAGAGGTAGCCCTGGCGCAGCGCGAGGCCCGGATGGCCGTCGATGCAGCGCGCGTCGGCGACGAGGAATTTGCGTTCGATCTCCAGGGCCATGCGCATCCTCCGGGGGCGGGTCGCGGTCCGCTGCGCACCATACGCCCGGGACCGGCGCCCGGGCAAGTGAAACGGGCCGGACGTGCGTCCGGCCCGTTCCGTGTCCCTCCGGTTCCGCCGTCAGACCAGGTCGGCCTCCAGCAGTTCCTCCTCCAGCATTCCCGCATCCAGGCCGAGGATCTCGGCCGCGTCGATGAGCACCTTCTCCAGCGCGAGCAGGATGATGGTCTTGCCCTCGGTCTTGCCCATGCCGAGCATGAAGTCCGAGTCGACCGTGCCCCCCACCCGCGGCGGGTCGGAGATGTCGTCGGCCGCGATCTCGCGCACCTCGTTGACGGCCTCGACGACGACGCCGATCTGGTCGCCGCCGAGCTCGACCACGATGGTGCAGGTGCGCTCGGTCTCCTCGGTGGGACTGAGGCCGAACTTCATGCGCAGGTCGATCACCGGGATCACCCGCCCGCGCAGGTTGATGGTGCCCTTGGCGAAGCCGGGCCACATGGGCACGTTGGTGATCTCCATCATCTTCAGGATCTCGACGACCTTGAGGATCTCGATGGCGAACTCGGTGCCGTCGAGCTCGAAGGTCAGGTACTTGCCCGCCCGGTCCCGGCCGGACCCGCCGGCGGTGTTCTGGGCCGTCACGCTGTTCATGCTTTCCTCCTGCCACTATGGCGTCGCGGAGCCGGCGGAGGCGCGCCCCCGCCGGCCCGGTATCAGATCTCGATCAGGCTGTCGTCGTCGAGGGGGATCACCTCGTCCGGCGTGCGTTGGCGACCCGCGGACTTCGGCGGCACGTTGGTCACCCTGGTCTGGAACTGGCCCTGCGACCGGCGCGCGGCCGGTGCCGGCAGGGCCGGCTTGCGGCCCGCCCCCGCCCGCAGGCGGGAAACCAGCCCCGGCCCGCTGCCGCCTGCGGCCTGGCGGCCGTCGGTGGAGCCGACGATGGCCACGAGCTCGCGCACCAGCGCCTGCATCTCGCCGGCCTGGGCCGACATCTCCTCGGCCGCCGACGCCGACTCCTCGGCCCCGGCCGCGTTGGCCTGGGTGACCGCGTCCATCTGGCCGACCGCCGTGTTCACCTCGTTGACGCTGCGCGCCTGCTCCTCGGCCGTGCGCGACAGGTCCTCGATGAGGTCGGAGACCTCGACGATGCCGCCGACGACCTCTTCGAGGATCGCCGACACCTCGCCCGTGGCCTGCACGCCGAGGTCGCTGTTCTGCTTGGCGCCGTCGATCAGGTCGGCCGTGCCCTTGGCCGCCTCGGCGCTGCGCTGGGCCAGGTTCCGCACCTCTTCGGCCACCACCGCGAAGCCCTTGCCGGCGTCGCCCGCCCGGGCGGCCTCGACGGCCGCGTTCAGGGCCAGCAGGTTGGTCTGGAAGGCGATCTCGTCGATGGTCTTGATGATCTTCGCGGTCTCGTCCGACGAGTTCTTGATCTTCTCCATGGCGGTGTTCAGCGCGCCCATGGCCGTCTGGCCCTTTTCGGCGTGGCTCTTCACTTCGGTCGAACGGCCGTTGGCCTGCTTCGAGTTCTCGGCGCTCTGCCGCGCGCCGGACGACATCATCTCCAGCGACGCCGCCGTCTCCTCGAGACTCGAGGCCTGCTCGCTCGCGCCCTCGGCCAACTGCTGGCTCGAAGCCGAGACCTGGCCCGCCGCACTCGCGACCTGCTCACTGCCCGCCTGCATGCCCGCGATGACCCGGTTGATGGGACCGGTGATCGAGCGGGTCAGGAAGATCGACAGCAGCACGCCCACGACCAGGGCCACGATCAGCCCGACCACGGTCACGGTCGACGCCGCGGACAGCTCCTCCGAGGCGTTCGTCGCGATGCCCACCGTCGCCTCCTCGGCCGCCTCCTGCAGCACCTTGCAGGCCGCGATGACCTCGGTCCCCTGCTTGTCGCGCTGGGTGCCGAGGTCCTGGAGGGTCTTCCAGTTGGCGAGGAAGGTCGTCATGCTCTCGCTGTAGCCGTCGGCCGCGCCCTGGATCCTGTCCAGCCGCGCGAGGTCGTCCGCCTGGGTCGTGACCGCCCGCAGCGCGACGATGGCCGCGGCGATGCGCGGGAAGTTGCGCTGGGCGTCCTCCATGATCGCCGGATCCCGCAGGGCCTGCGACTTGAACGCCTTGATCCGCGTGTCGTTGCCCAGGTCGATCACCTCGCTGATGTGGGTGATCTTGGCCAGGCGCGTCTCGAGCTCGCTCGTCTCCGCGTGGGTCTCGATCTCGGACCGGAACTTCTGGTCTTGGCCCTCGACGTAGTCGGCGGACTGCGCCATGTAGACGCCCGCGTTCGCGTCGAGCCCGCCGCGGGCCTTCTCCATGGCCGCAATGGCCGCGACGGTCTCATTAATGAGTTCCTCGTAGTCTGCCTCGGCCTTGCGGATCTCGACCAGCTGCGGCCCGAGCTTCGTCAGGTGCACCGCGCGCTTCTCGAGGTCCTCGGCGGCCGCCAGGGCCTTGTCCAGGGACTTCATCTCTGCCCTGGCCGCGTCGAGGAAGCGGGGCTCTTCGGTGAAGCCGTAGCCGCGCATCTGGTACATGACGCGGTTCGCCGCGCCGCGCACCTGGGCGGAGACGGCGAGTTCGGGCACGTACTCGTCCGACAACTTGGCCGAGCCGATCTGCGCATCGCGCATCTGCCACGCGCCGAAGCCGCCGAGAATGCCACTGATCACGATCAACGCCCCGAAACCGAGCGAGATCTTCTTGCCGAGAGTCATGCTTTTCATCCGTGAGACCTCCGATTTGTCCGCGTTGCTTAGCCGAAAGGACACAACACTTTCGGCGGTCTACGGATTTCCTTAAGCACGAATACGAAAGTTCTCTATCAAAACCGGAATCCGTCCTCTTTGACAAGAAAACACCCGACGAACGCCGGGTGTTTTGGTCGAGATTTGAGCTTTCGTAACAACTTGGCCGGGCGGATCAGCCCTCCTTCAGGGCGTTCACGAGCTCGGTCAGGGCCTTCTTGCCGTCGCCGAACATCATCAGGCAGTTGTCCGCCGCGAAGAGCGGGTTGGGAATTCCCGCGAAGCCGGGGCTCAGCGAGCGCTTGACCACGATCACCGTGCGGGCCTTGTCCACGTCGATGATCGGCATGCCCGCGATGGGGCTCGACGGATCGGTGCGCGCGACCGGATTGACCACGTCGTTCGCCCCGATGACGATGCACACATCGACCTGGGAGATCTCGTTGTTGATGTCGTCCATCTCGCGCAGCTTCTCGTAGGGCACGTCGGCCTCGGCCAGCAGCACGTTCATGTGGCCGGGCATGCGGCCCGCCACCGGGTGGATGCCGTACTCCACCTGCACGCCCCGCGACTCGAGCACGTTGGCCATGTCGCGCACGATGTGCTGCGCCTGCGCCACCGCCAGTCCGTAGCCCGGCACCACCAGCACGCGCTGGGCCGTGTCGAGCATCATGGCCACCTCTTCGGGGCTCGTCGACTTCACCTTGCCGCCGTAGACGTCGTCGGCGCTCGGCCCCTCGGCGCTGGGGCCGAGGGTCGCGAAGAGCACGTTGCCCAGGGAGCGGTTCATGGCCACGCACATGATGCGCGTCAGGATGATGCCCGAGGCGCCCACGAGCGAGCCGGTGATGATCAGCACCTCGTTGTTCAGCACGAAGCCGGTGGCCGCGGCCGCCAGGCCCGAGTAGCTGTTCAGCAGCGAGATGACCACCGGCATGTCGGCGCCGCCGATGGGGATGGTCAGGGTGACGCCGAGGACGCCGGCGATGGCGACCACGATCCAGTAGGCGATCACCGCCGAGGGGTCGACCGTGAGCCAGCCCACGCAGCCCAGGGCCGCCAGACCGAGCACGCCGTTGAACACCTGGATGCCCGGGAAGCCCAGGGAGCCGCCGGGCAGCTTCTCGGCCAGCTTGCCGAAGGCCACCAGCGAACCGGTGAAGGTGAGCGAACCGATCAGGCCGGACAGGCCCGTCGAGATCGTCATCCGGGCGTCGACGGCGCCGGTCGCCCCGAGGAACGCGGCGCCGGCCACCAGCACCGAGGCGCCGCCGCCGAAGCCGTTGAACAGGGCCACCATCTCCGGCATCTGGGTCATCTGCACCCTGACGGCGGCGAAACCGCCGATGGCGGCGCCGACCACCGCACCGACGATGATCCACTTGAAGTCGAGTCCCGTGGCGAGCAGGGCCACCGCCACGGCCAGGAACATGCCCCAGGCGCTGGTCAGGTTGCCCTGCACCGCGGTGCGCGGGTGGGTCAGGCCCTTGATGCCGCGGATGAACAGCACCGAGGCCACGAGGTAGCCGAGATTCACCCAGCCCGTATCGAGGATGTATTCAATCACGCGGCTACCCCTTCTTCCTGAACATCGCGAGCATGCGGTGGGTGACCATGTACCCGCCCACGACGTTGATCATGGCGAAGGCCACCGCGCACGTGCCGAGGATCGTCGCCAGCTTCGGGTTGTCCGTGCGGGTCGAGACCACGGCGCCGACGAGGGTGATGCCGCTGATGGCGTTCGAGCCCGACATCAGGGGCGTGTGCAGGGTGGGCGGCACCTTCGTGATGATCTCGAAGCCGATGAAGACCGCGAGCACGAAGACCGTGACGGAGGTGACGAGAAGTTCCATGTCTAGGCGTCTCCTTCCCCGGCGTCCGGGCCGGCGAGTCCGAGGAGTTCGCGCACCCGCGGGTGCGCGACCTGGCCGTCGCGGCACAGCAGCGTGCCGGCGGTGACCTCGTCCTCCAGGTCGATCTTCAGTTTGCCCTCGTCGAGAAGGGACTTGAGGAACGTCTCGACGTTCTTGGAGAACATCTGGCTGGCGTGGTAGGGCTTGCGCGAGACCAGGTCGGTCGGCCCGAGGATCGTCACGCCGTGGGCGACGACCTCTTCGTCGGCCCGCGTCAGCTCGCAGTTGCCGCCCCGCTCGGCGGCCAGGTCGACGATGACCGACCCCGGCGCCATGGCCGCGACCATGGGCGCGGTCACGAGCACGGGCGATTTGCGGCCGGGGATCGCGGCGGTGGTGATCACCACGTCGTTGCGCGCCACCACGGCCTGCATCTGCTCCTGCTGGCGGCGGATGAACTCGGCGCTCTGTTCCTTCGCGTAGCCGCCCTTGTCCTCGGCGCCCTCGGTCTCGAGCTCGAACTCGACGAACTTCGCGCCCACGGAGATCACCTGGTCGCGCACGGCCGGACGCACGTCGTACGCCTCGACCACCGCGCCGAGCCGCTTGGCCGTGGCGATGGCCTGCAGTCCCGCGACCCCCACGCCGACCACGAAGACCTTCGCCGGCGCGAGGGTGCCGGCCGCCGTCATCAGCATCGGGAAGAGGCGG encodes the following:
- a CDS encoding twin-arginine translocation signal domain-containing protein — its product is MTWTRRDFLKTSAATAGALAAGPALADFTALKSERQLRILILGGTRFLGPATVDVARARGHHVTLFNRGVSNTHLYPDLPKLKGDRFGDLASLATGEWDVCIDNSGYVPGTVTEAAELLHGRVGQYIFISTISVFADFSIKGMDETAAVGTLTDEQIAAAQGMRDITAENYGPLKALCEQANTNVFGEKACNIRPGLIVGPMDRSDRFTYWPVRVARGGEVLAPGTPDDPTQLIDVRDLAEFIVLAAERGLGGTYNCTSPSGELTMGEMLETCRRVSGSDASFTWADADFLAAQEVAAWTDMPVWVPLEGEEAGHPFIDVRRAVGAGLTFRPISETVRGTLDWWATVEQERKDKPMRAGVTAEREAEVLAAWHEQHG
- a CDS encoding inorganic phosphate transporter, which codes for MELLVFLSSGLFLGWSLGANDAANVFGTAVGARMVRFRTAALVCSVFLVLGATISGAGAAHTLGKLGAVNALGGAFAVALAAGLTTFVMTRLRMPVSTSQAIVGAILGWNLYTASLTDAGSLANIVLVWVVCPVLSGVVAIGLFVLVRLALRLTRPHLLRLDAGTRLGLLVVGAFGSYSLGANNIANVMGVFVPDNPFHDVTLFGWLPITGVQQLFGLGALAIAVGVFTYSRQVMGTVGSGLARVSPVPALVIVLAHSITLFVFASQGLRDFLLARGLPALPLVPVSSSQAVIGAVVGLSLFKGIGVRLRILGEISLGWVATPVAACAVAGVLLFALETVFDQPVQRGLTYRIDGAVAAELARRGLDDPGLGAVPEAEAARPFAAALREHTSLQGADVRAVVRLAATGRWRIEAGRGRDGWSGMGLSPGQIDALDDLEGAEFEHAWQVSRALAHAGAAWRPLPATPANRRANEELARQAELVERISRVD
- a CDS encoding DUF47 family protein, which produces MPLFKSSRVLEAQIDGFLDTVGESGLVYRMGVEAFLAGRDEDFAHAIARIDALESQADKLSKEAETHLYRHSLIPEHRGDVLGLLENTDNIIDTAKASLHQFDVERPRVPVEFHEGFRLLTAASAEALEAVIVCARAFFRDVEATKDNLYKVHHFEREADHLSEALKRAIFAADLDLAHQTQLRYFAHNVEKVSDKAEEVADRLAISVIKRDI
- a CDS encoding CYTH domain-containing protein, with translation MALEIERKFLVADARCIDGHPGLALRQGYLCRSEQGVVRVRLAGRDEAFLTVKSRTVDVVREEYEYAVPFADAVAMLRLCGELVVTKTRHRIPVGDLVWEVDVFDGGNAGLVLAECELERADQPLPRPAWVGAEVTGDPRYHNSYLAAHPFTSW
- a CDS encoding chemotaxis protein CheW, whose product is MNSVTAQNTAGGSGRDRAGKYLTFELDGTEFAIEILKVVEILKMMEITNVPMWPGFAKGTINLRGRVIPVIDLRMKFGLSPTEETERTCTIVVELGGDQIGVVVEAVNEVREIAADDISDPPRVGGTVDSDFMLGMGKTEGKTIILLALEKVLIDAAEILGLDAGMLEEELLEADLV
- a CDS encoding methyl-accepting chemotaxis protein, which produces MKSMTLGKKISLGFGALIVISGILGGFGAWQMRDAQIGSAKLSDEYVPELAVSAQVRGAANRVMYQMRGYGFTEEPRFLDAARAEMKSLDKALAAAEDLEKRAVHLTKLGPQLVEIRKAEADYEELINETVAAIAAMEKARGGLDANAGVYMAQSADYVEGQDQKFRSEIETHAETSELETRLAKITHISEVIDLGNDTRIKAFKSQALRDPAIMEDAQRNFPRIAAAIVALRAVTTQADDLARLDRIQGAADGYSESMTTFLANWKTLQDLGTQRDKQGTEVIAACKVLQEAAEEATVGIATNASEELSAASTVTVVGLIVALVVGVLLSIFLTRSITGPINRVIAGMQAGSEQVASAAGQVSASSQQLAEGASEQASSLEETAASLEMMSSGARQSAENSKQANGRSTEVKSHAEKGQTAMGALNTAMEKIKNSSDETAKIIKTIDEIAFQTNLLALNAAVEAARAGDAGKGFAVVAEEVRNLAQRSAEAAKGTADLIDGAKQNSDLGVQATGEVSAILEEVVGGIVEVSDLIEDLSRTAEEQARSVNEVNTAVGQMDAVTQANAAGAEESASAAEEMSAQAGEMQALVRELVAIVGSTDGRQAAGGSGPGLVSRLRAGAGRKPALPAPAARRSQGQFQTRVTNVPPKSAGRQRTPDEVIPLDDDSLIEI
- a CDS encoding NAD(P)(+) transhydrogenase (Re/Si-specific) subunit beta — encoded protein: MLDTGWVNLGYLVASVLFIRGIKGLTHPRTAVQGNLTSAWGMFLAVAVALLATGLDFKWIIVGAVVGAAIGGFAAVRVQMTQMPEMVALFNGFGGGASVLVAGAAFLGATGAVDARMTISTGLSGLIGSLTFTGSLVAFGKLAEKLPGGSLGFPGIQVFNGVLGLAALGCVGWLTVDPSAVIAYWIVVAIAGVLGVTLTIPIGGADMPVVISLLNSYSGLAAAATGFVLNNEVLIITGSLVGASGIILTRIMCVAMNRSLGNVLFATLGPSAEGPSADDVYGGKVKSTSPEEVAMMLDTAQRVLVVPGYGLAVAQAQHIVRDMANVLESRGVQVEYGIHPVAGRMPGHMNVLLAEADVPYEKLREMDDINNEISQVDVCIVIGANDVVNPVARTDPSSPIAGMPIIDVDKARTVIVVKRSLSPGFAGIPNPLFAADNCLMMFGDGKKALTELVNALKEG
- a CDS encoding NAD(P) transhydrogenase subunit alpha, giving the protein MELLVTSVTVFVLAVFIGFEIITKVPPTLHTPLMSGSNAISGITLVGAVVSTRTDNPKLATILGTCAVAFAMINVVGGYMVTHRMLAMFRKKG
- a CDS encoding Re/Si-specific NAD(P)(+) transhydrogenase subunit alpha, which gives rise to MIIGIAGERRAGERRVALVPASVPPLVKAGLEILVEEGAGDAAGYPTAEYTGKGAAAVSRDDLFARADVVLQINGPGVDGTEAGLDALRPGQVVVGMQDPLGNPAGTRAMADKGLTAFSLELVPRITRAQSMDVLSSMATVAGYQAVLEGAARLPRLFPMLMTAAGTLAPAKVFVVGVGVAGLQAIATAKRLGAVVEAYDVRPAVRDQVISVGAKFVEFELETEGAEDKGGYAKEQSAEFIRRQQEQMQAVVARNDVVITTAAIPGRKSPVLVTAPMVAAMAPGSVIVDLAAERGGNCELTRADEEVVAHGVTILGPTDLVSRKPYHASQMFSKNVETFLKSLLDEGKLKIDLEDEVTAGTLLCRDGQVAHPRVRELLGLAGPDAGEGDA